One genomic window of Actinoplanes lobatus includes the following:
- a CDS encoding FG-GAP-like repeat-containing protein, with translation MFTAARRGLSAACCVFLSSTGLVTAGSFSATPALAAAPAEVAVFPAAQPTDYATDRIAFVGETGFLHQYTYTTGWLWTRYTDAVTTPVPELEGVRWSQLSGAGGDSVRLTGTLPEHIVAGAITVLDLNTRSWWRPAALPDGDTIANLFGDTVLVRPAGPTATLELRRLAEDGTWRTVPMSGLPDGAIPVTRASWAVDATGAVLTFRLPAGDVGQGLLDMRTGRVSLIPAVTGAVQTFLSESHVGYRVSGAVLTFARSAIVDGTATPVTIPIPAQNVTTTGTFLVGGDVLIRPTVSGAVPAPVTRYSVDAAPRQVLADSQTLDFYLSTWSGAGVLMVGGAGPRDWAVHRFTAAAAGPVLPVVRPAVNAGLTLSRGTVRQVTAVGRFAETPRYELTSHSLFTGSSQTTALTGADACAEDTACVRTVDGSAHGTAYLNGGTTSTIVQYRDQVNSSKPSVLLEATGGTIVDASFGWTVVNTVTPARQYIFAPGASTRPSYRAITGAALWNDTLWTATPGRLEPKNLVTNVTGTAVSTGSPCTATEVQATHRYLYWACGADGPAGVHDLARKVTVSVPAARYLLGDGFLARHDAGTGDLLRHDLTGGVLGDPAVLGTFAQGPVPDDRNISWTVDRYSGHVAYVDGAHAVHVVDPGVTRSAPVGTHNSHNWYLHFGSGTFLPIFDLNRPVSAWKVTITHAVTGAVVATRTGDTATSSVAVSWDGLLPNRKRAATGAYLATLTATADGRTVTAGSARFNLWGGAPKLHSYESMGQSAILGVKKSGEGHWLIDQFGRDALWDNGYTEDWIGVSAIVPFGDVNQDYDNDLLVRRSNGTLYAHLGIGQSHFGGRETVRIGTGWNQYDVLLTSGDLTGDGIADLLARNRKTGYLYRFNGTGRKSFARPVRVPGAYKAYARLVGPGDLNGDGRADLLAIDRSGVLYAQFGTGTGTFGARKKLASGMGGYNSVIGVGDLNEDGRNDLVVRDRAGVLYRHLGTGKGTFGGRQKIGSGYQRFAYLF, from the coding sequence ATGTTCACTGCGGCTCGGCGCGGCCTCTCGGCTGCCTGCTGCGTTTTCCTTTCCAGCACCGGCCTCGTCACGGCCGGTTCCTTCTCCGCTACACCCGCGCTCGCGGCGGCGCCGGCCGAGGTGGCCGTCTTCCCCGCCGCGCAGCCCACCGACTACGCGACTGACCGGATCGCCTTCGTCGGCGAGACCGGGTTCCTGCATCAGTACACCTACACCACCGGCTGGCTGTGGACGCGGTACACCGACGCGGTCACCACGCCCGTCCCCGAACTCGAAGGGGTCCGGTGGAGCCAGCTGTCCGGAGCGGGCGGCGACAGCGTCCGGCTCACCGGGACCCTGCCGGAACACATCGTGGCCGGCGCCATCACGGTGCTGGACCTGAACACCCGGTCCTGGTGGCGGCCGGCGGCTCTGCCGGACGGCGACACGATCGCGAACCTCTTCGGCGACACCGTGCTGGTCCGGCCAGCGGGGCCGACCGCCACGCTGGAACTTCGGAGACTGGCCGAGGACGGCACGTGGCGCACGGTCCCGATGTCGGGCCTGCCGGACGGCGCGATCCCGGTCACCCGAGCCTCATGGGCGGTCGACGCGACCGGCGCGGTGCTCACCTTCCGGCTCCCGGCGGGCGATGTCGGCCAGGGCCTCCTCGACATGCGTACCGGGCGGGTCTCCCTGATCCCGGCGGTGACCGGCGCCGTCCAGACCTTCCTCTCGGAGAGCCACGTCGGGTACCGGGTCAGCGGCGCGGTGCTCACCTTTGCCCGGTCGGCGATCGTCGACGGCACCGCCACCCCGGTCACCATCCCGATCCCGGCACAGAACGTGACGACCACCGGCACCTTCCTCGTCGGCGGCGACGTCCTGATCCGTCCCACGGTCTCCGGGGCCGTCCCCGCGCCGGTGACGCGCTACTCGGTGGACGCGGCGCCGCGTCAGGTCCTGGCCGACAGCCAGACGCTCGACTTCTACCTGTCCACCTGGAGCGGGGCCGGTGTCCTGATGGTCGGCGGCGCCGGGCCACGGGACTGGGCGGTGCACCGGTTCACCGCGGCCGCGGCCGGGCCGGTCCTCCCGGTCGTCCGGCCGGCCGTGAACGCCGGCCTCACCCTCAGCCGGGGGACGGTCCGGCAGGTCACCGCGGTCGGCCGGTTCGCCGAGACCCCACGGTACGAGCTCACCAGCCACTCGCTGTTCACCGGCTCCAGCCAGACGACCGCCCTGACCGGAGCGGACGCCTGCGCCGAGGACACGGCCTGCGTACGGACCGTGGACGGCAGCGCCCACGGCACCGCCTATCTCAACGGTGGCACCACTTCGACCATCGTCCAGTACCGGGATCAGGTGAACTCCAGCAAGCCGTCGGTCCTGCTCGAAGCCACCGGCGGCACGATCGTCGACGCCTCGTTCGGCTGGACCGTCGTCAACACGGTGACGCCGGCCCGGCAGTACATTTTCGCTCCTGGCGCCTCGACCAGGCCCTCCTACCGGGCGATCACCGGCGCCGCGCTCTGGAACGACACGCTGTGGACGGCCACACCCGGCCGCCTGGAGCCGAAGAACCTGGTCACGAACGTCACCGGAACCGCGGTGAGCACCGGGTCGCCCTGTACCGCCACCGAGGTCCAGGCCACCCACCGCTACCTCTACTGGGCCTGCGGCGCCGACGGCCCGGCCGGGGTCCACGATCTGGCCCGCAAGGTGACGGTCTCCGTGCCCGCGGCCCGCTACCTGCTCGGCGACGGGTTCCTGGCCCGGCACGACGCCGGCACCGGAGACCTGCTGCGCCATGACCTGACCGGTGGCGTCCTCGGCGACCCTGCGGTGCTCGGCACGTTCGCTCAAGGCCCGGTGCCGGACGACCGGAACATCAGCTGGACGGTCGACCGGTACAGCGGCCACGTGGCGTACGTCGACGGTGCTCACGCTGTACACGTGGTCGATCCCGGGGTGACCCGCTCCGCCCCGGTCGGAACCCACAACAGCCACAACTGGTACCTGCATTTCGGCAGCGGGACATTCCTGCCGATCTTCGATCTGAACCGGCCGGTCTCGGCATGGAAGGTGACCATCACGCACGCCGTCACCGGCGCCGTGGTGGCCACCCGGACCGGAGACACCGCCACCAGCAGCGTCGCCGTCAGCTGGGACGGCCTGCTCCCGAACCGGAAACGTGCGGCCACCGGCGCCTATCTGGCCACGCTCACGGCCACCGCCGACGGGCGCACGGTCACCGCCGGCTCAGCCCGGTTCAACCTGTGGGGCGGAGCCCCGAAGCTGCACAGCTACGAGAGCATGGGCCAGTCCGCGATTCTCGGGGTGAAGAAGTCGGGCGAGGGGCACTGGCTGATCGACCAGTTCGGCCGGGACGCTCTCTGGGACAACGGCTACACCGAGGACTGGATCGGCGTCTCCGCGATCGTCCCGTTCGGCGACGTGAACCAGGACTACGACAACGATCTCCTGGTCCGCCGCTCCAACGGGACCCTCTACGCCCACCTCGGCATAGGCCAGTCACACTTCGGCGGCCGGGAGACCGTCCGGATCGGCACCGGCTGGAACCAGTACGACGTGCTGCTGACCTCCGGGGACCTGACCGGCGACGGGATCGCCGATCTGCTGGCCCGCAACCGCAAGACCGGTTACCTGTACCGCTTCAACGGCACCGGCCGGAAGTCGTTCGCCCGGCCGGTACGGGTGCCGGGCGCCTACAAGGCGTACGCCCGGTTGGTCGGCCCCGGCGATCTCAACGGCGACGGGCGCGCCGATCTGCTGGCCATCGACCGGAGCGGCGTCCTCTACGCCCAATTCGGCACCGGCACCGGAACGTTCGGAGCCCGGAAGAAGCTCGCCTCGGGCATGGGCGGCTACAACTCGGTGATCGGCGTGGGCGACCTCAACGAGGACGGCCGCAACGACCTGGTGGTCCGGGACCGGGCCGGGGTGCTCTACCGCCACCTCGGGACGGGCAAGGGGACGTTCGGTGGCCGCCAGAAGATCGGCAGCGGCTACCAGCGTTTCGCCTACCTGTTCTGA
- a CDS encoding S9 family peptidase — translation MTIEGPPIARQVPSERTFHGDTVTDEFAWLTVKDAPETLALLEAENAWTDQATAHLEDLRGTVFQEIRSRTQETDLSVPTRKGAFWYYTRTLEGKQYGIHCRMPARPGETGPPAGEDRPGEQVLLDGNELAEGKDFFALGTYDVSPDGTWLAYSTDFAGDERFTLRVKNLTTGEVLADEIADAFYGSAWSADGGELFYITVDEAWRPYRVWRHTIGTTEDTLVYEEPDERFWVGVELTRSENFIVIDTQSKITSEVRVIPAGRPTAEPVVIAERRQGVEYSIEHHGHRFLILHNHEAEDFALASTSVDNPGEWVELIPHQPGTRLESVDAFTRHIVISLRRDGLTGLRVIADGSTAAYDMAFPEPLYSVGLSGNPEYDTSSVRISYTSLVTPESVYDVDLVTRAMTLLKRKPVLGGYDPADYEQFREWATAADGTRVPISIVARKGTERDGSAPTLLYGYGSYEHSIDPYFSIPRLSLLDRGVVFAIAHVRGGGEMGRQWYEQGKMLTKKNTFTDFVAAAEALVRSRWTTPARLVARGGSAGGLLMGAVANLAPEAFAGILAEVPFVDPLTTILDPSLPLTVTEWEEWGNPLESAEVYAYMKSYSPYENVIKQAYPRILAVTSLNDTRVLYHEPAKWVSRLRSVAPEGNYLLKTEMGAGHAGPSGRYDSWKEEAFNLAWILDVVGAA, via the coding sequence GTGACGATTGAAGGTCCACCCATCGCCCGCCAGGTCCCGTCCGAGCGCACCTTCCACGGCGACACGGTCACCGACGAGTTCGCCTGGCTGACGGTCAAGGACGCCCCGGAGACCCTGGCCCTGCTGGAGGCGGAAAACGCCTGGACCGACCAGGCGACGGCGCACCTGGAGGACCTGCGCGGCACCGTCTTCCAGGAGATCCGGTCGCGCACCCAGGAGACCGACCTCTCGGTGCCGACCCGCAAGGGCGCTTTCTGGTACTACACGCGGACCCTCGAGGGCAAGCAGTACGGCATCCACTGCCGGATGCCGGCGCGCCCCGGCGAGACCGGTCCACCGGCCGGTGAGGACCGTCCCGGCGAGCAGGTTCTGCTGGACGGCAACGAGCTGGCCGAGGGGAAGGACTTCTTCGCGCTCGGCACCTACGACGTCAGTCCGGACGGGACGTGGCTGGCCTACTCCACCGACTTCGCCGGTGACGAGCGGTTCACGCTGCGGGTGAAGAACCTGACGACCGGCGAGGTGCTGGCCGACGAGATCGCCGACGCGTTCTACGGCAGCGCCTGGTCGGCGGACGGCGGCGAGCTGTTCTACATCACCGTCGACGAGGCCTGGCGGCCGTACAGGGTGTGGCGGCACACCATCGGCACGACCGAGGACACGCTGGTCTACGAGGAGCCGGACGAGCGGTTCTGGGTCGGCGTCGAGCTGACCCGCAGCGAGAACTTCATCGTCATCGACACCCAGAGCAAGATCACTTCAGAGGTACGGGTGATCCCGGCCGGCCGCCCGACCGCCGAACCGGTCGTGATCGCCGAGCGGCGGCAGGGCGTGGAGTACTCGATCGAGCACCACGGCCACCGGTTCCTGATCCTGCACAACCACGAGGCCGAGGACTTCGCGCTGGCCAGCACCTCGGTGGACAACCCGGGCGAGTGGGTGGAGCTGATCCCCCACCAGCCCGGCACCCGGCTGGAGTCGGTGGACGCGTTCACCCGGCACATCGTCATCTCGCTGCGCCGCGACGGGCTGACCGGCCTGCGGGTGATCGCGGACGGCAGCACCGCGGCGTACGACATGGCGTTCCCCGAGCCGCTGTACAGCGTGGGCCTGTCCGGCAACCCGGAGTACGACACGTCGTCGGTGCGGATCTCGTACACCTCGCTGGTCACTCCCGAGTCGGTGTACGACGTCGACCTGGTCACCCGGGCCATGACGCTGCTCAAGCGGAAGCCGGTGCTGGGCGGCTACGACCCGGCCGACTACGAGCAGTTCCGGGAGTGGGCGACGGCCGCCGACGGCACCCGCGTACCCATCTCGATCGTGGCCCGCAAGGGGACCGAACGGGACGGATCGGCGCCCACGCTGCTCTACGGCTACGGATCGTACGAGCACTCGATCGACCCGTACTTCTCCATTCCCCGCCTGTCCCTGCTGGACCGCGGGGTGGTCTTCGCGATCGCCCACGTGCGTGGTGGCGGCGAGATGGGCCGGCAGTGGTACGAGCAGGGCAAGATGCTCACCAAGAAGAACACCTTCACCGACTTCGTGGCGGCCGCCGAGGCCCTGGTCCGCAGCCGGTGGACGACACCGGCCCGGCTGGTGGCCCGCGGCGGCTCGGCCGGCGGCCTGCTGATGGGCGCGGTCGCCAACCTGGCCCCGGAGGCGTTCGCCGGCATCCTGGCCGAGGTGCCGTTCGTGGACCCGCTCACCACGATCCTCGACCCGTCGCTGCCGCTCACCGTCACCGAGTGGGAGGAGTGGGGCAACCCGCTCGAATCGGCTGAGGTGTATGCGTACATGAAGTCCTACAGCCCGTACGAGAACGTCATCAAGCAGGCGTACCCCCGGATCCTGGCGGTGACCAGCCTCAACGACACCCGCGTGCTGTACCACGAACCGGCCAAGTGGGTCTCCCGGCTGCGCTCGGTCGCGCCCGAGGGCAATTACCTGCTCAAGACCGAGATGGGCGCCGGTCACGCCGGCCCGAGCGGCCGCTACGACTCCTGGAAGGAGGAGGCCTTCAACCTGGCCTGGATCCTCGACGTGGTCGGCGCCGCCTGA
- a CDS encoding FAD-binding oxidoreductase: MSGSLLAELVSICGPGAARVGRPDDSGAGFVASPATPRSVAELLHIAVERGLSVRPRGSGSKFHWGTGGEHPDLVIDTGRLNGMWDHDGATAIVAAGTRVEAAQAVLREHGRRLTLDPPSPGATIGGALAMNESGPLRHRFGAPAGQALSVSLVDPAGRFTETAEWEGPSGEVLTAALLPLEDLPEARRWVTRPVSTPTEVGELVAQVATQEFALSGVEVDLPAAGTGTLALLLEGPATAVATGAGRLARQLGPRAVIRAEQPQWWGRYPFGVSDVVLRIRVRSRDLHSVGYTLRDAVGLPVPVRGSAGAGVVHAVLPRGLSAARIGDVVVALKQVLLGRGGRVVVLTAPPELATQMEMARPTDLL; this comes from the coding sequence GTGAGCGGTTCCCTACTCGCCGAGCTCGTGTCGATCTGCGGTCCCGGCGCTGCCCGCGTCGGCCGGCCGGACGACTCCGGCGCCGGCTTCGTGGCCTCCCCGGCCACCCCACGCTCGGTCGCCGAGCTTCTCCACATCGCCGTCGAGCGCGGGCTCAGCGTCCGGCCGCGCGGTTCCGGGAGCAAATTCCATTGGGGTACGGGTGGGGAGCACCCGGATCTCGTCATCGACACCGGCCGGCTCAACGGGATGTGGGATCACGACGGCGCCACCGCGATCGTGGCCGCGGGCACCCGGGTCGAGGCGGCGCAGGCCGTTCTCCGGGAACACGGCCGCCGGCTCACCCTCGACCCGCCGTCGCCCGGCGCCACGATCGGCGGTGCGCTGGCCATGAACGAGTCGGGTCCGCTGCGGCACCGGTTCGGCGCGCCGGCCGGGCAGGCGCTGAGCGTGAGCCTGGTGGATCCGGCCGGGCGGTTCACCGAGACGGCCGAGTGGGAGGGGCCGTCCGGCGAGGTGCTCACCGCGGCGCTGCTGCCGCTGGAGGATCTGCCCGAGGCCCGGCGCTGGGTGACCCGTCCGGTGTCGACGCCGACCGAGGTCGGTGAGCTGGTCGCGCAGGTGGCGACGCAGGAGTTCGCGCTGAGCGGGGTCGAGGTGGACCTGCCGGCCGCCGGTACGGGCACGCTCGCGCTGCTGCTGGAGGGCCCGGCCACCGCGGTCGCCACCGGCGCCGGGCGGCTGGCCCGGCAGCTCGGCCCGCGGGCGGTGATCCGGGCGGAGCAACCGCAGTGGTGGGGCCGGTATCCGTTCGGCGTCTCCGATGTGGTGCTGCGGATCCGGGTGCGGTCCCGTGACCTGCACTCGGTGGGCTACACGCTGCGTGACGCGGTCGGCCTGCCCGTCCCGGTTCGCGGTTCAGCGGGTGCCGGGGTGGTCCACGCCGTGCTGCCCCGCGGGCTGAGCGCGGCCCGGATCGGTGATGTGGTGGTCGCCCTCAAGCAGGTGCTGCTGGGCCGGGGCGGCCGTGTCGTGGTGCTGACCGCACCACCCGAACTGGCCACCCAGATGGAGATGGCCCGCCCAACAGACCTGCTCTGA
- a CDS encoding dihydrofolate reductase family protein: protein MAKTQYYTATSIDGYIADENNSLEWLFEVDEGTENPFGEFFEGVGAFAMGATTYEWILEHDNLVEEPENWHDMYGDVPCWVFTHRDLPLVPDANIFMISGDVRRVHEAMTVAAQGRNVWLAGGGNLVGQFVAEGLLDEIILGIVPAILGSGVPILRHRLLVNDLVLTNMREVGQFAYLTYAVGDVARLGRHLASEAVTRIPVLH from the coding sequence ATGGCGAAGACGCAGTACTACACCGCCACCAGCATTGACGGCTACATCGCCGACGAGAACAACTCGCTGGAGTGGCTCTTCGAGGTCGACGAGGGCACCGAGAACCCGTTCGGCGAATTCTTCGAGGGTGTCGGTGCGTTCGCCATGGGCGCGACCACCTACGAGTGGATCCTGGAGCACGACAACCTGGTCGAGGAGCCGGAAAACTGGCACGACATGTACGGCGACGTCCCCTGCTGGGTCTTCACCCACCGGGACCTGCCGCTGGTGCCGGACGCCAACATCTTCATGATCAGTGGCGACGTCCGCCGTGTGCACGAGGCCATGACGGTCGCCGCCCAGGGTAGGAACGTCTGGCTGGCCGGCGGCGGCAATCTGGTGGGGCAGTTCGTGGCGGAGGGCCTGCTCGACGAGATCATCCTCGGGATCGTGCCGGCCATCCTCGGCAGCGGCGTCCCGATACTGCGCCACCGCCTGCTGGTCAACGACCTGGTCCTCACCAACATGCGCGAGGTCGGCCAGTTCGCCTACCTCACCTATGCCGTAGGTGACGTCGCCCGGCTGGGCCGCCACCTGGCCTCCGAGGCAGTCACCCGGATCCCCGTCCTCCACTGA
- a CDS encoding dihydrofolate reductase family protein — protein MRTQYYTATTIDGRIADEDNSLAWLFEVEDRGGDDSFGDFFAGVGAIAMGATTYEWVLAEEKVLDHPEKWRGWYGDTPAWVFTHRELPRIPGADLHFVRGDVRPVHEAMAAAANGRNVWLVGGGELVGQFADQGLLDEVILGVAPVTLGAGAPVLPRRITSSRLTLTGVRQAGQFAYLTYDVRPPA, from the coding sequence ATGAGGACGCAGTACTACACCGCCACCACGATCGACGGCCGCATCGCCGACGAGGACAACTCTCTGGCCTGGCTCTTCGAGGTCGAGGACCGGGGCGGGGACGACTCGTTCGGCGACTTCTTCGCCGGCGTCGGGGCGATCGCCATGGGCGCCACCACCTACGAGTGGGTCCTCGCCGAGGAGAAGGTGCTGGATCACCCGGAGAAGTGGCGGGGGTGGTATGGCGACACGCCGGCCTGGGTTTTCACCCACCGGGAGCTGCCACGCATTCCAGGAGCGGACCTCCATTTCGTACGGGGTGACGTGCGCCCGGTCCACGAGGCGATGGCCGCGGCCGCGAACGGGAGGAACGTGTGGCTGGTCGGCGGCGGTGAGCTGGTCGGTCAGTTCGCCGACCAGGGCCTTCTCGACGAGGTGATCCTCGGCGTGGCCCCGGTGACGCTGGGCGCCGGTGCTCCCGTCCTGCCCCGGCGGATCACGTCGTCCCGTCTCACGCTGACCGGCGTGCGGCAGGCCGGCCAGTTCGCCTACCTCACCTACGACGTGCGCCCACCGGCATGA
- a CDS encoding SpoIIE family protein phosphatase, translating to MPAEVGTRTSIPTGAPSEALVRRTRLPNDRRTPAAARALVRSVLEETGLVGLLNEALLLTTELSTNAVVHANTELEIEVTADPGGLTVTVTDFAPGPVEQLAVGPRNESAEIGEVAERGRGLLLVDHFASRWGTVHEGDGKGVWFRLDQRDDAGVPVRLPSAAETPSLGALTGLLRSGSDRHSEEGLADLAADLLSRLARLTGAAGGVVRLDRGDGMGRQLLARYGRAPRDNADTIRVPLTVQRPYSGELELDAAPEGYALALGAMVAERFSLHLENDRLRRADIRRQTWITFLAEASELLAQSLDVNLTMALIPQLVVPRLGQWCAVHTTDAWGRLQLAAATHADESALAELHTTLAETGPESLLARLEEASRLGTQVMFGSPLEGYALPLVARGARLGTLAVGRHPKHRHDADEVAVLEDVARRAALAIDNARIHDERRTVARTLQASLLPPALPRVEGIGFAAEYVPTGSEVGGDFYDVVPFGADQWLVVVGDVSGKGVQAATVTGLVRDVIRILVDDGKALTEILHRINRTLVQRGGGRYCTLAMASVTRQPGGTLSVCLHLAGHDRAVLVRSDGRTAFVGEGGTALGLLETITSPNVSITLGSGDSLIFYTDGVTERRRGRELFGSSRLRESAAPLAGYPADVMAARLRSTTINFSVEEPRDDIAILVLRNDA from the coding sequence GTGCCAGCCGAGGTCGGAACCAGGACGAGCATCCCTACCGGTGCCCCGTCCGAGGCGCTGGTGCGCCGCACCAGGTTGCCCAACGACCGTCGTACCCCGGCGGCGGCGCGCGCACTCGTCCGTTCGGTGCTCGAGGAGACCGGTCTGGTCGGCCTGCTCAACGAGGCTCTGCTGCTGACCACCGAGCTGTCCACCAACGCCGTGGTGCACGCCAACACCGAGTTGGAGATCGAGGTGACCGCCGACCCGGGCGGGCTCACCGTGACCGTCACCGACTTCGCCCCCGGCCCGGTCGAGCAGCTCGCCGTCGGCCCGCGCAACGAGTCGGCGGAGATCGGCGAGGTCGCCGAGCGGGGCCGCGGCCTGCTCCTGGTCGACCATTTCGCCAGCCGCTGGGGCACCGTGCACGAGGGCGACGGCAAGGGCGTCTGGTTCCGGCTCGACCAGCGCGACGACGCCGGCGTCCCGGTGCGCCTGCCCAGCGCCGCCGAGACACCCAGCCTGGGCGCGCTCACCGGCCTGCTGCGCAGCGGCTCCGACCGGCACTCCGAGGAGGGGCTCGCCGATCTCGCGGCCGACCTGCTGTCCCGGCTGGCCCGGCTGACCGGCGCGGCCGGCGGGGTGGTGCGCCTGGACCGGGGCGACGGGATGGGCCGTCAGCTGCTGGCGCGGTACGGCCGGGCCCCCCGCGACAACGCCGACACCATCCGGGTGCCGTTGACCGTGCAGCGGCCGTACTCGGGGGAGCTGGAGCTGGACGCCGCCCCCGAGGGGTACGCGCTGGCCCTGGGCGCCATGGTCGCCGAGCGGTTCTCCCTGCACCTGGAGAACGACCGCCTGCGCCGCGCCGACATCCGCCGGCAGACCTGGATCACCTTCCTGGCCGAGGCCAGCGAGCTGCTCGCCCAGTCCCTCGACGTGAACCTGACGATGGCCCTCATCCCGCAGCTGGTGGTGCCCCGGCTGGGCCAGTGGTGCGCGGTGCACACCACCGACGCGTGGGGCCGGCTGCAACTGGCCGCCGCCACCCACGCCGACGAGTCGGCGCTGGCCGAGCTGCACACCACGCTGGCCGAGACCGGCCCGGAGTCGCTGCTGGCCCGGCTGGAGGAGGCGTCCCGGCTGGGCACCCAGGTGATGTTCGGCTCGCCGCTGGAGGGTTACGCGCTGCCGCTGGTGGCCCGGGGCGCCCGGCTCGGCACCCTGGCCGTCGGGCGGCACCCGAAACACCGGCACGACGCCGACGAGGTGGCCGTCCTGGAGGACGTCGCCCGGCGGGCCGCGCTGGCCATAGACAACGCCCGGATCCACGACGAACGGCGTACGGTCGCGCGCACCCTCCAGGCCTCGCTGCTGCCGCCCGCGCTGCCCCGGGTGGAGGGCATCGGCTTCGCCGCGGAGTACGTCCCGACCGGCTCCGAGGTGGGCGGCGACTTCTACGACGTGGTCCCGTTCGGCGCCGACCAGTGGCTCGTGGTGGTCGGCGACGTCTCCGGCAAGGGCGTCCAGGCGGCCACCGTGACCGGCCTGGTCCGGGACGTGATCCGGATCCTGGTCGACGACGGCAAGGCGCTCACCGAGATCCTGCACCGGATCAACCGCACGCTGGTGCAGCGCGGCGGCGGGCGGTACTGCACGCTCGCCATGGCCTCGGTCACCCGCCAGCCGGGCGGCACCCTCAGCGTCTGCCTGCACCTGGCCGGGCACGACCGGGCCGTGCTGGTCCGCTCGGACGGCCGGACCGCCTTCGTCGGCGAGGGCGGCACCGCACTGGGCCTGTTGGAGACGATCACCTCGCCGAACGTGTCGATCACGCTGGGCTCCGGCGACTCGCTGATCTTCTACACCGACGGGGTCACCGAGCGGCGCCGCGGCCGGGAGCTCTTCGGCTCGAGCCGGCTGCGTGAGTCGGCCGCCCCGCTGGCCGGCTATCCGGCCGACGTGATGGCGGCCCGGCTGCGGTCCACGACGATCAACTTCTCGGTCGAGGAGCCGCGCGACGACATCGCCATCCTGGTGCTGCGCAACGACGCCTGA